The proteins below are encoded in one region of Cyclopterus lumpus isolate fCycLum1 chromosome 8, fCycLum1.pri, whole genome shotgun sequence:
- the LOC117735023 gene encoding protein Hook homolog 2-like isoform X1, whose protein sequence is MSLDKAELCDSLLTWIQTFQVPSCNSKQDLTSGVAVGHVLHKIDPSWFNETWLGRIKEESGDNWRLKVSNLKKILKSMLDYYHDVLGHQVSDEHMPDVNLIGEMGDVTELGKLVQLVLGCAVSCEKKQEQIRQIMTLEESVQHVVMTAIQELLSKEPSSDPGSPETYGDFDYQSRKYYFLSEEADEKLDLSQRCRDLEHQLSVALEEKSSLQAETRSLKEKLSGCDSLDASTTAITGKKLLLLQSQMEQLQEENYRLDNSRDDMRVRGEILEHEVVDLQLRNEELTSLAQEAQALKDEMDILRHSSDRVNQLEALVETYKRKLEDLGDLRRQVRLLEERNTVYMQRTCELEEELRRANAVRSQLDTYKRQTHELHTKHSAEAMKAEKWQFEYKNLHDKYDAVQKEKEHLISERDTLRETNDELRCAQVQQRCLSGSGGLCDSGVTVGNLAAEIMPTELKETVVRLQSENKMLCVQEETYRQKLVEVQAELEEAQRSKNVLETQNRLNEQQISELRSQIEELQKALHEQDSKTEDAISSLLKKKLEEHLEKLHEAHSDLQKKKEVLDDLEPKVDGNMVKKIDELQASLRKKDEDMKQMEERYKRYVEKARTVIKTLDPKQQPVPGTPDVQALKNQLTEKQRKIKHLEHDYEKSRARHDQEEKLLITAWYNMGMALHQKVSGERLGPSNQAMSFLAQQRQSTNARRGLTRHHPR, encoded by the exons ATGAGTCTGGACAAAGCAGAGCTGTGTGACTCACTGCTGACCTGG ATACAGACATTTCAGGTGCCGTCGTGCAACAGCAAGCAGGACCTGACGAGTGGAGTGGCCGTTGGACACGTGCTGCACAAAAT AGACCCCTCTTGGTTTAATGAGACGTGGCTGGGCAGGATCAAGGAGGAGAGCGGGGACAACTGGCGCCTCAAG GTCAGCAACTTAAAAAAGATTCTTAAGAGCATGCTGGACTATTACCATGAC GTGCTCGGCCACCAGGTATCAGATGAGCACATGCCAGACGTGAACCTTATAGGAGAGATGGGAGATGTCACTGAACTGGGCAAGCTGGTGCAGCTCGTATTGGGTTGTGCTGTCAGTTGTGAGAAGAAACAAG AGCAAATCCGGCAGATAATGACACTTGAGGAATCTGTCCAGCACGTTGTGATGACAGCCATTCAGGAG ctCTTATCAAAGGAGCCTTCGTCGGATCCTGGAAGTCCAGAGACCTATGGGGACTTTGACTACCAG TCCAGGAAGTATTACTTTCTAAGTGAAGAGGCAGACGAGAAGCTGGACCTGAGCCAGCGATGTCGAGACCTGGAACATCAG CTGTCGGTGGCTCTGGAGGAGAAGTCGTCCCTCCAGGCAGAGACGCGCTCTCTGAAGGAGAAGCTAAGCGGCTGCGACTCTCTGGACGCCTCCACCACTGCCATCACCGGcaagaagctgctgctgctgcagagccaGATGGAGCAGCTTCAGGAGGAGAACTACAG ACTAGATAACAGCAGAGATGACATGCGTGTGCGGGGAGAGATATTGGAGCACGAGGTGGTCGACCTGCAGCTGCGGAACGAGGAGCTGACCAGCCTGGCGCAGGAGGCCCAGGCACTCAAAGACGAGATGGACATTCTCAG GCACTCGTCTGACCGGGTGAACCAGCTCGAAGCGCTGGTGGAGACATACAAGCGGAAGCTGGAGGATCTGGGAGACCTGCGCAGGCAGGTGCGCCTCCTGGAGGAGCGCAACACAGTGTACATGCAGCGCACctgtgagctggaggaggagctgcgcAGGGCCAACGCTGTCCGCAGTCAGCTGGACACGTACAAGAGACAG ACTCATGAGCTTCACACCAAGCACTCGGCAGAGGCCATGAAAGCTGAGAAATGGCAGTTTGAGTACAAGAACCTTCACGACAAGTATGACGCAgtgcagaaagagaaagaa CACCTGATCTCGGAGAGAGACACACTCCGGGAGACAAACGACGAGCTCAGGTGTGCCCAAGTCCAACAGAGGTGTCTCAGTGGATCTG gaggctTGTGTGACAGTGGTGTCACAGTTGGAAACCTTGCTGCGGAGATCATGCCTACTGAGCtcaa GGAGACAGTGGTGCGTCTCCAGAGCGAAAACAAGATGTTGTGTGTCCAGGAGGAGACCTACAGGCAGAAACTAGTGGAGGTGCAggctgagctggaggaggctcAGCGCAGCAAGAACGTCCTGGAAACTCAGAACAG ACTAAACGAGCAGCAGATCTCAGAGCTGCGTTCCCAGATCGAGGAGCTCCAGAAGGCGCTGCATGAGCAGGACAGCAAGACTGAGGAT GCCATC TCCTCTTTGCTGAAGAAAAAGCTTGAGGAACATTT GGAGAAGCTCCACGAAGCTCACTCGGACctccaaaagaaaaaggaggtcCTTGATGACCTCGAGCCCAAAGTGGACGGCAACA TGGTGAAGAAGATAGACGAACTCCAGGCGAGCCTGCGGAAGAAGGACGAGGACATGAAGCAGATGGAGGAGCGATACAAGCGCTACGTGGAGAAGGCGAGAACG GTGATCAAAACGCTGGATCCCAAGCAGCAGCCGGTGCCTGGGACTCCAGACGTTCAGGCACTGAAGAACCAGCTGACGGAGAAGCAGAGAAAAATCAAGCACCTGGAG CATGACTATGAGAAGAGCAGAGCCAGGCATGACCAGGAGGAGAAACTCCTCATTACTgcatggtacaacatg GGGATGGCGTTGCATCAGAAAGTGTCTGGCGAGCGGCTCGGCCCCTCTAACCAGGCCATGTCCTTCCTCGCCCAGCAGAGGCAGTCCACCAACGCCAGGAGAGGCCTGACGCGACACCACCCGAGATGA
- the LOC117735023 gene encoding protein Hook homolog 2-like isoform X2, which yields MSLDKAELCDSLLTWIQTFQVPSCNSKQDLTSGVAVGHVLHKIDPSWFNETWLGRIKEESGDNWRLKVSNLKKILKSMLDYYHDVLGHQVSDEHMPDVNLIGEMGDVTELGKLVQLVLGCAVSCEKKQEQIRQIMTLEESVQHVVMTAIQELLSKEPSSDPGSPETYGDFDYQSRKYYFLSEEADEKLDLSQRCRDLEHQLSVALEEKSSLQAETRSLKEKLSGCDSLDASTTAITGKKLLLLQSQMEQLQEENYRLDNSRDDMRVRGEILEHEVVDLQLRNEELTSLAQEAQALKDEMDILRHSSDRVNQLEALVETYKRKLEDLGDLRRQVRLLEERNTVYMQRTCELEEELRRANAVRSQLDTYKRQTHELHTKHSAEAMKAEKWQFEYKNLHDKYDAVQKEKEHLISERDTLRETNDELRCAQVQQRCLSGSGGLCDSGVTVGNLAAEIMPTELKETVVRLQSENKMLCVQEETYRQKLVEVQAELEEAQRSKNVLETQNRLNEQQISELRSQIEELQKALHEQDSKTEDSSLLKKKLEEHLEKLHEAHSDLQKKKEVLDDLEPKVDGNMVKKIDELQASLRKKDEDMKQMEERYKRYVEKARTVIKTLDPKQQPVPGTPDVQALKNQLTEKQRKIKHLEHDYEKSRARHDQEEKLLITAWYNMGMALHQKVSGERLGPSNQAMSFLAQQRQSTNARRGLTRHHPR from the exons ATGAGTCTGGACAAAGCAGAGCTGTGTGACTCACTGCTGACCTGG ATACAGACATTTCAGGTGCCGTCGTGCAACAGCAAGCAGGACCTGACGAGTGGAGTGGCCGTTGGACACGTGCTGCACAAAAT AGACCCCTCTTGGTTTAATGAGACGTGGCTGGGCAGGATCAAGGAGGAGAGCGGGGACAACTGGCGCCTCAAG GTCAGCAACTTAAAAAAGATTCTTAAGAGCATGCTGGACTATTACCATGAC GTGCTCGGCCACCAGGTATCAGATGAGCACATGCCAGACGTGAACCTTATAGGAGAGATGGGAGATGTCACTGAACTGGGCAAGCTGGTGCAGCTCGTATTGGGTTGTGCTGTCAGTTGTGAGAAGAAACAAG AGCAAATCCGGCAGATAATGACACTTGAGGAATCTGTCCAGCACGTTGTGATGACAGCCATTCAGGAG ctCTTATCAAAGGAGCCTTCGTCGGATCCTGGAAGTCCAGAGACCTATGGGGACTTTGACTACCAG TCCAGGAAGTATTACTTTCTAAGTGAAGAGGCAGACGAGAAGCTGGACCTGAGCCAGCGATGTCGAGACCTGGAACATCAG CTGTCGGTGGCTCTGGAGGAGAAGTCGTCCCTCCAGGCAGAGACGCGCTCTCTGAAGGAGAAGCTAAGCGGCTGCGACTCTCTGGACGCCTCCACCACTGCCATCACCGGcaagaagctgctgctgctgcagagccaGATGGAGCAGCTTCAGGAGGAGAACTACAG ACTAGATAACAGCAGAGATGACATGCGTGTGCGGGGAGAGATATTGGAGCACGAGGTGGTCGACCTGCAGCTGCGGAACGAGGAGCTGACCAGCCTGGCGCAGGAGGCCCAGGCACTCAAAGACGAGATGGACATTCTCAG GCACTCGTCTGACCGGGTGAACCAGCTCGAAGCGCTGGTGGAGACATACAAGCGGAAGCTGGAGGATCTGGGAGACCTGCGCAGGCAGGTGCGCCTCCTGGAGGAGCGCAACACAGTGTACATGCAGCGCACctgtgagctggaggaggagctgcgcAGGGCCAACGCTGTCCGCAGTCAGCTGGACACGTACAAGAGACAG ACTCATGAGCTTCACACCAAGCACTCGGCAGAGGCCATGAAAGCTGAGAAATGGCAGTTTGAGTACAAGAACCTTCACGACAAGTATGACGCAgtgcagaaagagaaagaa CACCTGATCTCGGAGAGAGACACACTCCGGGAGACAAACGACGAGCTCAGGTGTGCCCAAGTCCAACAGAGGTGTCTCAGTGGATCTG gaggctTGTGTGACAGTGGTGTCACAGTTGGAAACCTTGCTGCGGAGATCATGCCTACTGAGCtcaa GGAGACAGTGGTGCGTCTCCAGAGCGAAAACAAGATGTTGTGTGTCCAGGAGGAGACCTACAGGCAGAAACTAGTGGAGGTGCAggctgagctggaggaggctcAGCGCAGCAAGAACGTCCTGGAAACTCAGAACAG ACTAAACGAGCAGCAGATCTCAGAGCTGCGTTCCCAGATCGAGGAGCTCCAGAAGGCGCTGCATGAGCAGGACAGCAAGACTGAGGAT TCCTCTTTGCTGAAGAAAAAGCTTGAGGAACATTT GGAGAAGCTCCACGAAGCTCACTCGGACctccaaaagaaaaaggaggtcCTTGATGACCTCGAGCCCAAAGTGGACGGCAACA TGGTGAAGAAGATAGACGAACTCCAGGCGAGCCTGCGGAAGAAGGACGAGGACATGAAGCAGATGGAGGAGCGATACAAGCGCTACGTGGAGAAGGCGAGAACG GTGATCAAAACGCTGGATCCCAAGCAGCAGCCGGTGCCTGGGACTCCAGACGTTCAGGCACTGAAGAACCAGCTGACGGAGAAGCAGAGAAAAATCAAGCACCTGGAG CATGACTATGAGAAGAGCAGAGCCAGGCATGACCAGGAGGAGAAACTCCTCATTACTgcatggtacaacatg GGGATGGCGTTGCATCAGAAAGTGTCTGGCGAGCGGCTCGGCCCCTCTAACCAGGCCATGTCCTTCCTCGCCCAGCAGAGGCAGTCCACCAACGCCAGGAGAGGCCTGACGCGACACCACCCGAGATGA